From Paenibacillus sp. FSL H8-0537:
GTTTAAACTTATTTTTTTTCTGTGGCCCTTAACTCGGTACAGGTCAGCTAATACCTTCAAATGGTAGGATGGCAGAAATTCCGATATCGGTATAACTGATTGTTGACCGGAGGACTTCAACCTCCAGTACTGTTGAAGCGCATTGTAATCGCCTTGCAGGCCGAGTACGATGGACGATTCCGATAAATCATTTATGCCGGAGGAAGCAACGGCCTCCTCGGCCAAGCGTAACCCCAGTTCGAGCAGGCTTCCCTTGAAATCGGATTCGGCTGCGAAAGCAGACCGGAAAGGTGTGCTATCGAAGCGTGTAACCGGCCTAAAAAGATGCTCTCCCGCCAGTACGCTCCTCTTAACAGCTTCTTCTCCAAATCCGTTTGGAACCATTATACCGATTCCCGTTACCACTACCCGATTTCTCATCGCGCACCCCTTTCTCACATCATGTTTGTATGCCTCTCAATCATTACTCCCTTCTCCTGAATGAGCCGGTAAATGGATGTGATAGAGTCGAAGCGCTCGTAGTCCTCGTCTTCAAGCTGCAAACAGATTTGATTGCGATGCTCAAGCATATCGAGAAACCATATGAGGCATAAAGAGTCCATCATAATAAGTGAATCATCGTTCATCTCATCTGGCCTTGAGACGAACAACTGATTCTCTAGCAGTAGACTTTTGATTGCCTCCTTGCTAATCAGCGGACTCTCACTCATACAGCATTGACTCGCTCATGCAGAGTGCCAATCAGTTGTCCGACGGTATACCCGCCAATTTGAATGAGCTCGCTATCGGCTATAGTCAAGCCGAACTGCGTCTCTATTCTGGCAGCAAGCTCGATAATTTGAATAGAGTCCAGCTCAAGCCCGTTGTCCCCAAGTGGCATTGTCTCGTCAACCTCGCCTTGATTCATCTGTATATTCATCTGCCTGGTGATCATATTCATCACTTCATCGAACATTTGTTGTCTGTTCATCCTATCGTGGTCCCCTTCCTCATCCATAAATGGCTGGGTCGATTTGGTATTCATTCGGATCATATCTGGATTAAAATATTCAATGAGATGCACGCCGCTTTCCTGAAATGGAGGAAAAGTCATCTTATATTCCTTGAATGGAACCCGGCGATGCTCTTGAAATCGAAGGCGATATGGTTGATCAAATAAATCCACGGCCTCGGCTGTAAGCCGCCAGCCATACTGAACCATACTTCGAATATCACGAGTATGGCTTACTCTGAGCACATGACCGATTCCCTCCTTCTTACTCATAATCTGCTCCAGCAGCGTAGAGGGAACGTAGGCCGGATCAATTAAAACGATGTTCTGCGATACATAACGTTTATCCCTCTCCGTAATCAGGAACGACTCGCGCAAGATCTTCCCTCCGGATACATGAGATTGACTCGCAACAATAGGCCGCAGCCGATCCATCGTTATAACCTCGAGCAAATCCGTAGTACGGCTGTTTGAGGTCACAAGCATTTGCAAGATAATCCACTTCAATTGATTTTGGTCTTCCAAATTGTATTCACCTCCTTTCGTTACTCGTTAATAGCTGAAATCACATAATGTATCCACATTTTAAGGTTCTGTTGTAGGTGTGAGCGGTTCGTGGTATTTTTAATGCAAAGACGGAAAGATCAAAGATTAATAGGAGCGATCAAACATGGTGCAAAGAGTAAAACGATTTTTATCTGCGTCCGATTTTTTCGGCAACAAGTTTATTCGCGTCATTCTGATATCCAGTCTGTTTCTGCAAATTGGCGTCTGGATGCGTAACTTTGCCATTCTACTGTTCGTTATGGAAATGACGAATAACGATACCGTTGCCGTGTCACTGCTCTATGTGGCCGAATTTGCACCGATTCTCATCTTCTCTGTCATCGGCGGAACGTTTGCGGATCGTTGGAAACCTAAAAAAACCATGATTTACTGTGATTTGCTCAGTGCCCTATCGCTGCTGGCCATCCTGGCGGCCTTAATCGCAGGCTCATGGAAAGCAATATTCTTCACGACGCTGCTATCCGCGGTTCTATCGCAATTCTCGCAGCCCTCCGGAATGAAACTATTTAAGCAGCATGTGCCGGAGGAGCATATTCAGACAGGCATGGCGATGTACCAAACGTTGATTAGCATCTTTGTGGTCATAGGCCCGGTATTTGGAACTTTCGTTTATAGCGCATACGGCATTAACGTTTCCCTCGCATTAGTAGCCATCGCATTTGTTTTGTCGGCCATCACTTTAACCTTGCTGCCACCAGACAAGCAGGACAAAACCGGGAACAAAAGGGATTCCTTCTGGCTTGAATTACGCGGCGGCTTTACATATGTATTTCAAAATCCGGCACTTCGTTTGCTTGGCATCGCTTACGGCCTAGGAGGACTTGCGGTCGGTATCATTCAGCCGCTCGGCATTTTCATCGTCGTTGATCAGCTGCAATTGGATAAAGAATATTATCAGTGGTTTGCCAGTACCAATGTTGTAGCAACCATTGCTGGAGGTTTGCTCGTTGTAGGAATCTCGAAGCTTGTACCCTCTCAGAAAATTTTAGCCATCGGCAATCTCTTCAGCGCCTTCTCCGTGATCGGCATGGGATTTTCAACCCTTCTCTCCTTATCTCTGGCGATGCAGTTCATTCGCGGTTTTGTCCTCCCCTTCATACAAGTGGGAATTAACTCCATTGTCATGAAAACGACGGATGAAGCTTATGTCGGAAGAGTTAACGGAGCTTTTGGCCCGATCTTCATGGGCTCCATGGTACTCATGACCATGGTTTCCGGATGGCTTAGCACGTTCCTGCCATTAGCCTTCATGTACCTATGCTCAGGCATTGCGTTTATTGTCTCCACAGTTGTCATCTCTCTGATGTTTCGTTTGAAGCTTCAGATCAACCCAATTGCCGATATCGCTAGCAATAATCAACAAAAAACCCAATCCATGTAACGACTATACCGTTTCGGCCCATTCTAATGATATTATCTATATTTTACGGATTAACATTTATTAGATTGAGAGGATTCACCTTTTTTCAGCCTTTACCATTTTTTAATAATAGCTCTGTTCCCCTTTGATATTGGGCTGTTCACAGGTGTTTCCTTGCACAAATCAAACAGACCCATGCTCTACTGCATGTTCTGAACGGCTACATTCATGTTTAATGCGATCTATAAAAAACATAAAAAGGCTATCGAGATGTCCTCGATAGCCTTTAGCATTCGCTAGTTAGTCTTTAACCGATCATTTTTAATAAAGAGGTTAGCCTATATTTTTCAAATAAAATTTCTGCTGATTCCAAATTCACCTTCCATAAACACTCTTCGAGGGAGCATTCAATTGGAACCTCAATGTTAATTCTCGCAAGCGTTCTTGAAAGATGCAACATCTCTAAATCAGACTCGATTTTCGCTTTTACACTTTTCGGTAAATGGTTTAAATTACTTAATATACCGTCGATTGACTCGTATTCGCTCAGTAATTTAAGTGCGGTTTTTTCCCCTATTCCCTTTACTCCGGGGTAATTATCACTTGTATCCCCTGTAAGACCCTTC
This genomic window contains:
- a CDS encoding MFS transporter, whose protein sequence is MVQRVKRFLSASDFFGNKFIRVILISSLFLQIGVWMRNFAILLFVMEMTNNDTVAVSLLYVAEFAPILIFSVIGGTFADRWKPKKTMIYCDLLSALSLLAILAALIAGSWKAIFFTTLLSAVLSQFSQPSGMKLFKQHVPEEHIQTGMAMYQTLISIFVVIGPVFGTFVYSAYGINVSLALVAIAFVLSAITLTLLPPDKQDKTGNKRDSFWLELRGGFTYVFQNPALRLLGIAYGLGGLAVGIIQPLGIFIVVDQLQLDKEYYQWFASTNVVATIAGGLLVVGISKLVPSQKILAIGNLFSAFSVIGMGFSTLLSLSLAMQFIRGFVLPFIQVGINSIVMKTTDEAYVGRVNGAFGPIFMGSMVLMTMVSGWLSTFLPLAFMYLCSGIAFIVSTVVISLMFRLKLQINPIADIASNNQQKTQSM
- a CDS encoding acyl carrier protein, with protein sequence MEDQNQLKWIILQMLVTSNSRTTDLLEVITMDRLRPIVASQSHVSGGKILRESFLITERDKRYVSQNIVLIDPAYVPSTLLEQIMSKKEGIGHVLRVSHTRDIRSMVQYGWRLTAEAVDLFDQPYRLRFQEHRRVPFKEYKMTFPPFQESGVHLIEYFNPDMIRMNTKSTQPFMDEEGDHDRMNRQQMFDEVMNMITRQMNIQMNQGEVDETMPLGDNGLELDSIQIIELAARIETQFGLTIADSELIQIGGYTVGQLIGTLHERVNAV